CCGTGACCGTGACCGCGAGGACCAGGGCCACGTACGGGAAGACCAGGAAGAGCAGGGTGTTCCAGTTCATCGCTCACCTCCTTGCTTAACCGCCTCCAGCGAGGCCACCGCGTGCCGCACGGCCTCCAGGAGGGGCCGGTACGGGTTGGTTGGGTCCAGCGTGGCGAGGGTGCGCTCCATCTGCTGCACGGCGCGCGGCAGGACCTCCACCAGATCCGGCAGGGGGTGCTGCGCCACGGCCAGGTAGCGCAGCACGGGCACCAGGTGGTCGGGCAGCTCTCCTTCAAGCTCCACGCCTGCCGCTTCCATGGCGCGCTTCAAGGCCGCCATGAACGCGCCGCGCTGGTAACTCTCACCGTAGATCACGTACCCTACGTACGGCACGACGATCGGGGTGAGGTCGAGCGTGCGGGTGAAGCACTCCTCCCACCCTGCGAGCGAGAGGGTCTCGATGCGGGCCAGGAAGCGCTCGAGGCCCCGCCGCACCGGGCCTTTGGGGAGCCGGACGGCCGCGCGCGTGAGGGCCTCGAGCCGGCCCGGTGCGGGGTAGGTCAGGGCGTCCGCCAGGACCTCGAGGGCGTGCATCACTCACCTCGCTTAGGGGGCTGGAGGAAGCCGAGGCCGGTCGTGCCCTTGTGCTCGAGGGGGTCGTTCCAGGCCTCGATGGCCTGCTCGCGGTGGTAGGGGGGCAGGACGAACCGCTCCTCGAGGGTGGGTTGGGTGGTGAGGCGGTAGATGGCCTCGACCGCCTCCGGGGAGAGGCCCGCCTCCCGAACGAGCTCGAGGGTTGCGGCGTCCACCGCGCCGTCCACGCTCTCACGGCGCTTGTAGATGCGCACGGCGAGCATCTTGCGCAGGATGCGGCGGATGCGCTCCGCGTCCCCCGCGGCGAAGAGGTTCGCGAGGTACTCGAGGGGCATGCGGGCCGTGTCGAGGCGGTGGAAGAGCTCGAAGTCCACGCGCTCGGGGGGCAGGTCGAGCTTGACGAGGCCTTGCTCCACCACGCTCACCACCGGGGAGAGCGGGGGGATGTAGAACATCATGGCCATCGTGCGGTACTCGGGGTGCAGGGGCAACGCGAGCCCCCAGGTCTTGAGGAAGTGGTACACGGGGGAGCGCTGCGCGGCCTCGATCCAAGCGTCGTCGATCCCGTTCGCGCGGGCCGCGGCGATCACCTCGGGGTCGAAGGGGTCCAGGATGGCCTCGAGCTGCGCGTCCACGAGCTCGTCGTCCGGGACGGTCGCGGCCTCGGGGATGCGGTCCGCGTCGTAGAGGAGCACCCCCATGTACCGGATGCGGCCCACGCAGGAGTGCGCGCACGCGGGGGCCTGGCCGGTCTCGAGGCGGGGGAAGCAGAGGATGCATTTCTCGCTCTTCCCGGTGGCCCAGTTGTAGTAGACCTTCTTGTAGGGGCAGGCGGCGACGCACATGCGCCAGGCCTTGCACTTGTTCTCGTTGACCAAAACCACCCCATCCTCGGCGCGCTTGTAGATCGCGCCGGAGGGGCAGGCCGCGACGCACGCGGGGTTCAAGCAGTGGTTGCAGATGCGGGGCAGGTAGTTCATCACCACCCGCTCGATCTCGTGGAGCTGGGCCTGCACCTCCGCGGGAAGGCCCTTGAGGTTGGGGTCGTTCTTGGCGTAGAGGTTGGAGCCGGAGAGGTCGTCGTCCCAGTTAGGGCCGGCCTCGATCTGGATGGGCTCCCCGGTGATCATCGAGACGGGCCGGGCGGTGGGCTGGTCGTCGGATTCCGGCGCGTTGAAGAGGTCCTCGTAACGGAAGGTGAAGGGCTCGTAGTAGTCCTCGAGGCTGGGCAGGGCGGGGTTGTAGAAGAGGTTCGCGAGGCCTTGGGGGCGCGTGTGCAAGCGCAGCTCGATCGCGCCCGGCTGCGTGCGCTTCCAGCCGCCCCGGTAGTGCTCCTGGTCCTCCCACCCGGTGGGGTAGCCCATACCCGGGCGGGTCTCGACGTTGTTCCACCACATGTACTCCGCGCCTTTGCGGTCGGTCCACAGGTTCTTGCAGGCGATGCTGCAGGTGTGGCACCCGATGCACTTGTCCAGGTGGAACAGCATGCTCATGTGGGCGCGTACGTCCATGCCGCTCTCCTCCTTAGAACTCCGGCGGATCAATCCGCCGCACGTACACGAAGGTGTCGCGGTTCACGCCGGTGGGGCCCCAGTAGTTGAAGAAGTAGGTGAACTGCGCGTACCCGCCGCTCATCAAGAGGGGCTTGAGGCGCGCGCGGGTGATGGAGTTGTTCATGCCGGCGCGGCGCTGGCGCAGGGGGGATTTGGGGATGCCGACGGTGCGTTCGGTCGCGTGGTACACGAAGACCGTGCCGCGCGGGATGCGGGCGGAGGTGATGCAGCGCTGTACGAACACCCCGTTGTCGTTAAAGAGCTCCACCCAGTCGTTGTCCTTGATGCCCATCTCCGCGGCGTCCTTGTCGTTCAGCCAGACGGGGTACCCGCCGCGGGAGAGGGTCATCATGCGGTGGTTCTCGGAGTAGGTGGAGTGGATGGACCACTTGCCGTGCGGGGTGATGTAGTTGAGGAGCCGGCCCTGGGCCTCGGCGGCGCTGCGTTCGGTCTCCATGAGCATCGTGTGGTCCGGGCGGGGCTTGTAGGTGGGCAGGTGCTCGCCCCAGGCGAGGTAGATGGGGTGGTCCAGGTAGAAGTGCTGCCGCCCGGTGAGGGTCCGCCACGGCACCAGCCGCTCCCGGTTCAGGGTGAAGGGACTGTAAGCCCGGCCTTTGTTGATGATCCCGGACCAGGTGGGGGTGGTGAGGACGCGCCGCGGCTGGGAGGCCAGGTCCCGGAAATGCACGCGCACGTCCCGCTGGCCCTCCGCGAGGTCGGTGAGCTTCAGGCCGGTCTTCTTCTCCTCTACCTCAAACGCGCGGTAGGCGAGCTCGCCGTTCGAGGCGGGGTCGAGCCACAGAATGGCCTCCGCCACCTCCCGCGCGGTCTCCAGGGAGGGGTAGGTGGCCTCGGCCTCGAGGAAGAACTGCTCCGCGGCCTCAGGCTCCGCCGCCGGCCGCGCAACCCCCTTGAAGCGCCGCGGCTGGCGCTCGAGGAGCTCGCGGTACTGGTCCGCCGCGGGGATGGTAAGGCCGTGGGCGCTCACCCCGTTCTCCTCCACGCCGCGCCCCAGGGAGACCATGCGTTCGTAGAGGTTCACGTAGTCGCGCTCCACCACGCGGAACTTGGGCATGGTCTTGCCAGGGATGGCCTCGACCTCCCCCGTCCACCAGTCCTTAACCTCGGGCTGGGCGAGCTCGTCCGGGGTGTCGTGCTGCAGCGGCAGCATCACCACGTCCTTCACGGGATCGGGCAGGTGCACCCGCGCGAGCTCGCTGACCTTCTTGGCGAGGGCCTTGTAGATCTCCCAGTCGGGCTTGGACTCCCACGCGGGCGGAACCGCGGCCTGCATGGGGTTGATGAAGGTGTGCAGGTCGGTGGTGTTCAGGTCGTCCTTCTCGTACCAGGTCGCGGCGGGCAGGACGATGTCCGAGTACAGGGCCGAGGTGTCCATGCGGAAGTTCAGGTCGACGACGAGGTCCATCTTGCCCACGGGAGCGGGCGTGCGGTAGGTCACCTCGTGCACCGCGCCTTCGGCCTGCTCCTCGGCGATCGCGTTGGAGTGCGTGCCCAGGTAGTGCTTCAGGAAGTACTCGTGCCCCTTGGCGCTCGTGCCGATCGCGTTCCCCCGCCAGATGAACCACACGCGCGGCCAGTTCTCCGGCGCGTCCGGGTCCTCCACCGCGAAGCGCAGCTCGCCGCGCTTTAAGGCCTCCACCACGTACTCTACGATCTCCGCGTCACTCTTCGCGCCGGAGCGTTCGGCCTCCCGCACCACCTCGAGGGGGTTCTTGTTGAACTGCGGGAAGAAGGGAAGCCAGCCCCGCTTGACCGCGCGCGCCTGGTGGTCGATCGTGTGGGCCTCGAGCCCCTCGGCCTCGGGCAGCCGGTCGTAATCCCGGTAGCCGCGCTCGTACCGCCACTGGTCGGAGTGCACGTAGTGGAAACTCGGGGTGTTCTGCTGCCGGGGGGCCATCCTCCAGTCGAGCGCGAAGGCGATCGCGCTCCAGGAAGCCTGGTTCACGAGTTTTTCCTGCCCCACGTAGTGCGCGAGCCCCCCGCCGTTGGTGCCGACTGAGCCGGTGAGCATGAGGGCCACGATGCCCGCGCGGTACAGGAGGTTGTTGTGGTACCAGTGGTTCGCGCCCGCCCCGATGATGATGAGGTTCTTGCCTTGGGTTTTCTCCGCGTTCGTGGCCCACTCGCGCGCGAAGCGGATCACGGTGTCGCGGTGGATCCCGGTGAACCGCTCCTGCCACGCGGGGGTGAAGGGGGCCTGGGCGTCCTCGTACCCGTTCGCGTACGCACCCGGCAGACCGCGGTTCACGCCGAACTGGGCCATGACGAGGTCGAAGACCGTGGTGACCGCGACGCGACCCTCTGTGGTCTCCACGTACCGCACCGGCACCCCGCGGCGCAGCGTCTCGCCGGTGGTGAAGTCGTCGAACTCCACAGGCACCACCGCGTCGTGCGCTTCCTGGAAGGTGAGGAGGGGGTCGATCGGCGCCCCATCACGGCCGTCCTTCAGCTCGAGGTTCCAGCGTCCCTTGGCCTTCTGAGCCCAGCGGTACCCGATCGTGCCCTGCGGCATGCGGGGCCGGTCGGCCTGCCGGTCCCACATGAGGAGCTTCCACTCCCCGTGCTCTTCGTCCCGGTACTCGGCGAGGCGGTTCGCGCGAAGGTAGCGGGTGGGGCGGCCGTCCTCGATCTGTACCAGGAAGGGCATGTCGGTGAAGCGCTTGAGGTAGTCCGTGAAGTAGGGCACCTCGCGCTCCACGTAGAACTCCTTGAGGATCACGTGGTTCACCGCGAGCCAGAAGGCCGTGTCCTGGCCGGGGTGGGTGGGGATCCACCAGTCCGCGTACTTCGCGACCTGGGAGAAGTCCGGGCTGAACACCGTGAGCTTCGCGCCCGCGTGCCGCACCTCGGAGATGAAGTGCGTGTCCGGGGTGCGCGTCATGTTGAGGTTCGAGCCCATCACCGCGATGAAGCGCGCGTTGTACCAGTCCGCGGACTCGTGCACGTCGGTCTGCTCCCCCCAGATCTCGGGGCTCGCGGGGGGCAGGTCGCAGTACCAGTCGTAAAAGCTCATCGCGACTCCGCCCAACAGCGTGAGGAACCGGCTGCCGGCCGCGTAGCTCACCTGGGACATCGCGGGGATCGGGGAGAACCCCACCACGCGGTCCGGCCCGTACTCCTTGACGGTGTGGATCACGGAGGCCGCGATCAGCTCGAGGACCTCGTCCCAGGAGGCGCGCCGGAACCCGCCCTTGCCCCGGGCCTCCTGGTAGCGCCGGCGCTTTTGGGGGTCCGTGACGATGGCTCGCCAGGCCTCCACGGGGTCCTTGTAGGTCTTGCGGGTCGCGCGCCACAGGTCGATCAGCGCCCCGCGGGCGTAAGGGTACTTCACCCGGATGGGGCTGTAGAGGTACCAGCTGTAACTGATCCCGCGCTGGCACCCCCGGGGCTCGTAGGGGGGCAGGCCCTCCTCGAGCAGGGGGTAGTCCGTGGCCTGCAGCTCCCAGGTCACGATCCCGTCCTTGACGAACACCTCCCAGCTGCAGCTGCCGGTGCAGTTCACGCCGTGGGTGGTGCGCACGCGACGGTCGTGCTGGAAACGGTTGCGGTAGAACTCCTCCCACTTGCGTTCCGCGGGAGACTCGATCTCCTTGACCCACCAGTCCTTCATGCTCTCCTCCTCAGGCGTTCCGCCAGGCTTTCCCGCTGGCGCGGCCAGAAGGCGTACATCGCCGCGAGCAACAGCCCCATCCCGAGCAGCCCGAGCTGCCACAGGCGCGCAAGGCCGGCCTGCGGCGCGGGCTCCGCCCCGTCCACCGCCTTGAAGAAGGCGATGAGGTCCGCAACCTCCGCGTCCGTGAGGGGCTTGTCGCGGTACGTCTCGCGCATCACGCGAAACGCGGGGGTCTTCAAGGCGCTGGAGAGGCCGGCCTCACCGAAGCGGCGGTACAGTGCCGAGAGGTCCGGGCCGAGCGCCCCGCCCCCCAGGGCGCCCACCTGCCCCGCGGTGTGGCACGCGACGCAGGCCGCGCCCCCGTTCGTGAAGCGCGCGCTTCCCAAAAACAGCGCCCGGCCGCGCGCCGCGTCCCCTTCGGGCAAGGTGGAGGCCGGGGAAGGCGCTTCGGGAGCGGAAGCCGTGCCGAACCTCACCTGGAGGTAATCCAGCAGCGCCTCGAGCTCCGCCCCCCCGAGGTTCGCAAAGGGCGGCATCGCACCGGTATAGGTCTGGCCGTTCACCTCGATCGGTCCTGAGAGGCCCTCCTGAATCACCCGGGCGAGATACGCGCGGTCCGCGAGGCGAGGATTGTCCTTTAAGGGCGGGAACACCCCGGGCACCCCTTCTCCCGTCGCCTGGTGGCAGGCCGCGCACTGCTGGGCGTACACGGCCTCCCCGTCCGCACCGGCCGCGGCCACACTCCACGCGCCGAACGCGAGCACAGCCCCTACCGTCCACAACCACCTCATTGCACCCTCCCTTCGGTCTCGAGCCAGCGAAGCAACGCTTCCAAACTCTCCACGAACACCTCCTTGCCGTCCGCGATTCGTTTGACGCGCCCCTGCCAGCGTCCCTCCGTGTCCCGCCACAGCAGGGCCAGCACGACGGGACGGTTCTTGGGCGGCAGTTGGCGCGAGGTGCGGACGCGTTTCACCCTGGGTTTAGGGTGCGCCTGGAGGCTTACAGCGGGGTTACACGGGGGGGACGTATGTCCCACTCGTAACGGGCGTAGAGTGAAGGGGAATGGGCAGCATGGCGTGGCGGTTGGATTGGGAGGGGCGCATCCTCCAGATCACCCCGGAAGGCGCAGAGCGCTTGGGCTTCCGCGTCGAGGAGGCCCTCGGGCGGCGCTGCGCCGAGGTCACCCAGGGCACGGACGCGTTCGGCCGGCCCCTTTGCGCGCGCTGCCCGGTCCTGCGGGAGCTGGGCCAAGGCGCGTACGAGGCCTCCACCACGGTGACCGTGCGCGGCCGGCGGTTCCGCTGCCGTGCCGTCGCGCACGAAGCGATCGAGGTGGAGTTCTCCCCCTCCCGCCACCCGGACCCTTCCGAGGTCCTCTCCTCCCTGGCCTGGGCGGTGCGCTACCTGACCGCGACCCCCGAGCGGTTCTTCCAAACCCTCGGAGTGTTCCTGGGGGTGGTGCGCCGCGCGGCCCGGATGGAGGCCGTGGAGCTCTTCCTCGCGGACCCCAAGCAACGCTACCTGGGGTTGACCGCACACGAAGGCGCGCACCCCAGCGCGTTCTTCGAGCAGCCGTGGTTCACCTTCGGGAACGGGTACCCGGGGATCGTCGCCCTCGAACGTACCCCGATCGTCACCCACGAGCTCGGACGCGACCCCCGGTACCTGCGCCGAAAGGTGAAGGCCCTGGGGTACGCCACGTACATCTCGTACCCGCTCGAGCTCCCGCACGGCCTGATCGGTGTGCTGAACCTCGCCAGCCGGGACGCGGCGCGGGACGAACGGGAGGCCCTGGAGCTTCTCGAACGCATCGCGCCGCTCCTCGCGAGCGGGCTCTATACCGTCCTGACGCGCCTGGGCGAAGCGCAGCTCCTCTCGGCCCTTCAGGCCCTCCGGCGCGGTCAGGAAGGCGCGGGCTTGCAGGCCCTTCTGGAACAGACCGCGCGGTTCGCTCAGGCCCGGTTCGTGATCCTCCGCACGCGCGCCGGCCAGCAGTTCGCGAGCCGGGAGGTCCGGCAAGCCGCGTGCCCCCACCTCGAGACCTGCCCGGTCTGGGAGGGCCGGCTCCTCACCGTGCGCGGCGTGGGCGCCGCCTGCCCCCACGTGCGCTCGGGGGCGCTGCGGTACTGCATCCCCGTCTGGTCCGGGGAGGAGGTCGTGGCCGTGGAGTCCGTGTACTTCGCCCGGTCTCCCGCCCCACCCACGGCCCCCCTGGTGCCCCTCATGTGGCTCGAGCGGCTGGCCCTGGAGGCGCTCACCACGCCTAAGCCCGCTGTAGCCGCGGCCCCCGAGGCGCCGTGGCTCGAGATCGAGACCCTGGGGCGGTTCGTGGTGCGCCGGGCGGGGCGGGTCCTCTCCCCGCGGGATTTCGGCCGCCGCAAGGCCTGGCAGTTGTTGAAGATCCTCGTAGCGCACTGGAAACGCCCCCTGCACCGGGAGGAGCTCGCGGAGCGGTTGTGGCCGGAGGCCCCGCCGGAGCAGGCGGTTCGTCACCTGCACGTCCTGGTGCACGCCCTGCGCAAGGGGCTCGAGCCCGACCCCAGGTCCCCCCGCGTCATCAAGAGCGAGGGGGAGACGTACCGCTTCGACCCGGAAGTCCCGTACTTTTTGGACGTGGAGCGGTTCGAAACGCTCGTGCGCGAGGGGGACCGGAAGGAGGGCCCCGCGGCGCTCGAGGCGTACCGGCAGGCACTGGAGCTGTACCGGGGGGAGTTCATGGCGGAGGAGGTGTACAGCGACTGGTGCGACCTGGACCGCAGCTACTACCGCGAGCAGGCCCAGCGGGCGCTCGCGGGCACGGCGGAGATCCTCGAGCGGTTGGGCCGGGCGCGGGAAGCGATCGCCGCGTACCGGCGCATGCTGACCCTCGATCCGTGGCGGGAGGAGGCGTACCGGGGGTTGTTGCGGATTCTGGTGCGGGAGGGGGAGCGCGCCGAGGCCCGCGCGGTCTTCGAGGCGTACCGCCGCCACATGCGGCAGGAGGGCCTGCCCGTGGACGAGGCCCTCGCCCAACTCGTGGAGGTCGGGGCCTGACCCAGCTCAGTTTCCCATTGGCGCAAGCCACGGCGGGGCTTTTAGCGCGCCCTGTACCACTTGGTCTCGAGGTCCCGGAACTCGATCCGTTCCTTCGCCCGGCGCCACCAGCCCGCGTGCTCCACGTACCACCGCACCGTCTGGCGCAGCCCCGCCTCAAAGCTCCACCGCCGCTCCCACCCCAGCGCCTCCGCCTTCGACGGGTCCACGCTGTACCGGTAGTCGTGCCCCGGCCGGTCCGCCACAAACCGGATCAGCTCCCGCGGTTTGCCGAGAAGCCCTAGCACCCGCTCGGCTACCTCCACCCCCCGCACCGCAAGCCGCGCCCCCAGGTTGTACGCCTCCCCCGCCGTCCCCTTGTGCAGCACCAGGTCGATCCCCGCGCAGTGGTCCTCCACGTGCAGGTAGTCCCGCACCGCGCTCCCGTCCCCGTACACCGGCAGCGGCTTGCCCTCCAGCGCGTTCGTGATGAACAGCGGGATGATCTTCTCCGGGTACTGGTACGGCCCGTACGTGTTCGAACCCCGCGTCACCACCACCTCCAGCCCGTACGACACCCCGTACGCAAACACCAGGTGCTCCGCCCCCGCCTTCGAGGCCGCGTACGGGGAACGCGGCCGCAAAGGGTCGGTCTCCACAGAGTGGCGCTCCGTCCCCGACAAGTCCCCGTACACCTCGTCCGTCGAAACCTGCAAAAACCGCTTCACCCCGGCGCGCCGGGCCTCCTCCAAAAGCACCAGCGTCCCCTCCACGTTCGTCTTCACAAACGGCCGCGGATCGAGCAGGGACCGGTCCACGTGGCTCTCCGCCGCGAAGTTCACCACCGCGTCCGCCCCCGCCATCGCCCGCCGCGCGTCCTCCGGGTTCGCGATATCCCCCTGGATAAAGGTGATCCGGTCCATCACGCCTTCCAGGTTCTCCAGGTTCCCCGCGTACGTGAGCTTGTCCAGCACCACCACCTCCCACTCCGGGTGGTGCGCTAGCGCGTACCGCACGTAGTTCGACCCGATGAACCCCGCCCCGCCGGTGATCAGCACCCGCTTGAAGGTCATCCCCGGTCCTCCTCCCAAAGCTCAGCCCCAAAAAAGTCCCACGGCAGCCGCCCCTCGTTCGGGTCCTCGGGGTTAAACTGGTTGTTCATCGCGTACAACAGCACCGCCCCCTCCGGCCCCGCCCTATACCCGTGCGCCACCCCGCTCGGGATGTAGAGCAGCCCCGGCTCCTCGCCCGAAAGAACATAGCGACGCCGCACACCTCGCGTCGACGACCCTTCACGCACGTCCACCAGCCACACAAGAAGGGTCCCCTCCACCACGCACCACACCTCATCCTGGACCTCCTTGGGGTGCACGTGAAACGCGTTGATCCGCCCCGGCGCCGCCCACGAAACCGAAACCTGCCGCACCTCAAAGGGAGTATCGAACCCCTCCACCTTACCCCCCGTCAACCGCAGGTACTCCATAAACGCCCCCTCCAGCGCCCGGTGCTTCCGTAACGGCGTAAACCGCACCCCCGCAATCTCCGGCGGGGCGTCGTAACGCTGGAAGGAAAGGGCCGCGCGTGCCTCCGGCGTGAGGGGAATCTTGAGCGCTTTCATCCGGCTTCCTCCTATAACCGCACCCGGCTCCGGTCCCCGAGCACCAGCTGGAGCGTGTGCCGCCGGGGGCTGTTCTCCCCCCCCGTCACCGTCACCCCCTGCCCCAAAACCGACGCGTCCAGCCGGTACGGCAGGTCCACCACCTCCGCCCGATCGAGCAGGATCGAGTACTCCACCTCGCTGCGGATCACCCGGGCCGCCCGCCCCACCGAGGTGTACGGCCCCAGGTAACTCCCCTCGATCACCGCCCCCTCGGCCACGTGCGCCGGACCCCGGATCACCGAACGCACCACCCGCGCGCCTTCTTCCACCACCACCTCGCCCACAATCTCGGCCTCCACCACCTCACCCGCAATCCGCCGCT
This region of Marinithermus hydrothermalis DSM 14884 genomic DNA includes:
- a CDS encoding BTAD domain-containing putative transcriptional regulator yields the protein MGSMAWRLDWEGRILQITPEGAERLGFRVEEALGRRCAEVTQGTDAFGRPLCARCPVLRELGQGAYEASTTVTVRGRRFRCRAVAHEAIEVEFSPSRHPDPSEVLSSLAWAVRYLTATPERFFQTLGVFLGVVRRAARMEAVELFLADPKQRYLGLTAHEGAHPSAFFEQPWFTFGNGYPGIVALERTPIVTHELGRDPRYLRRKVKALGYATYISYPLELPHGLIGVLNLASRDAARDEREALELLERIAPLLASGLYTVLTRLGEAQLLSALQALRRGQEGAGLQALLEQTARFAQARFVILRTRAGQQFASREVRQAACPHLETCPVWEGRLLTVRGVGAACPHVRSGALRYCIPVWSGEEVVAVESVYFARSPAPPTAPLVPLMWLERLALEALTTPKPAVAAAPEAPWLEIETLGRFVVRRAGRVLSPRDFGRRKAWQLLKILVAHWKRPLHREELAERLWPEAPPEQAVRHLHVLVHALRKGLEPDPRSPRVIKSEGETYRFDPEVPYFLDVERFETLVREGDRKEGPAALEAYRQALELYRGEFMAEEVYSDWCDLDRSYYREQAQRALAGTAEILERLGRAREAIAAYRRMLTLDPWREEAYRGLLRILVREGERAEARAVFEAYRRHMRQEGLPVDEALAQLVEVGA
- a CDS encoding dTDP-4-dehydrorhamnose 3,5-epimerase family protein → MKALKIPLTPEARAALSFQRYDAPPEIAGVRFTPLRKHRALEGAFMEYLRLTGGKVEGFDTPFEVRQVSVSWAAPGRINAFHVHPKEVQDEVWCVVEGTLLVWLVDVREGSSTRGVRRRYVLSGEEPGLLYIPSGVAHGYRAGPEGAVLLYAMNNQFNPEDPNEGRLPWDFFGAELWEEDRG
- the rfbB gene encoding dTDP-glucose 4,6-dehydratase, with the translated sequence MTFKRVLITGGAGFIGSNYVRYALAHHPEWEVVVLDKLTYAGNLENLEGVMDRITFIQGDIANPEDARRAMAGADAVVNFAAESHVDRSLLDPRPFVKTNVEGTLVLLEEARRAGVKRFLQVSTDEVYGDLSGTERHSVETDPLRPRSPYAASKAGAEHLVFAYGVSYGLEVVVTRGSNTYGPYQYPEKIIPLFITNALEGKPLPVYGDGSAVRDYLHVEDHCAGIDLVLHKGTAGEAYNLGARLAVRGVEVAERVLGLLGKPRELIRFVADRPGHDYRYSVDPSKAEALGWERRWSFEAGLRQTVRWYVEHAGWWRRAKERIEFRDLETKWYRAR
- a CDS encoding nitrate reductase molybdenum cofactor assembly chaperone, coding for MHALEVLADALTYPAPGRLEALTRAAVRLPKGPVRRGLERFLARIETLSLAGWEECFTRTLDLTPIVVPYVGYVIYGESYQRGAFMAALKRAMEAAGVELEGELPDHLVPVLRYLAVAQHPLPDLVEVLPRAVQQMERTLATLDPTNPYRPLLEAVRHAVASLEAVKQGGER
- the narH gene encoding nitrate reductase subunit beta, with the translated sequence MDVRAHMSMLFHLDKCIGCHTCSIACKNLWTDRKGAEYMWWNNVETRPGMGYPTGWEDQEHYRGGWKRTQPGAIELRLHTRPQGLANLFYNPALPSLEDYYEPFTFRYEDLFNAPESDDQPTARPVSMITGEPIQIEAGPNWDDDLSGSNLYAKNDPNLKGLPAEVQAQLHEIERVVMNYLPRICNHCLNPACVAACPSGAIYKRAEDGVVLVNENKCKAWRMCVAACPYKKVYYNWATGKSEKCILCFPRLETGQAPACAHSCVGRIRYMGVLLYDADRIPEAATVPDDELVDAQLEAILDPFDPEVIAAARANGIDDAWIEAAQRSPVYHFLKTWGLALPLHPEYRTMAMMFYIPPLSPVVSVVEQGLVKLDLPPERVDFELFHRLDTARMPLEYLANLFAAGDAERIRRILRKMLAVRIYKRRESVDGAVDAATLELVREAGLSPEAVEAIYRLTTQPTLEERFVLPPYHREQAIEAWNDPLEHKGTTGLGFLQPPKRGE
- a CDS encoding nitrate reductase subunit alpha, translated to MKDWWVKEIESPAERKWEEFYRNRFQHDRRVRTTHGVNCTGSCSWEVFVKDGIVTWELQATDYPLLEEGLPPYEPRGCQRGISYSWYLYSPIRVKYPYARGALIDLWRATRKTYKDPVEAWRAIVTDPQKRRRYQEARGKGGFRRASWDEVLELIAASVIHTVKEYGPDRVVGFSPIPAMSQVSYAAGSRFLTLLGGVAMSFYDWYCDLPPASPEIWGEQTDVHESADWYNARFIAVMGSNLNMTRTPDTHFISEVRHAGAKLTVFSPDFSQVAKYADWWIPTHPGQDTAFWLAVNHVILKEFYVEREVPYFTDYLKRFTDMPFLVQIEDGRPTRYLRANRLAEYRDEEHGEWKLLMWDRQADRPRMPQGTIGYRWAQKAKGRWNLELKDGRDGAPIDPLLTFQEAHDAVVPVEFDDFTTGETLRRGVPVRYVETTEGRVAVTTVFDLVMAQFGVNRGLPGAYANGYEDAQAPFTPAWQERFTGIHRDTVIRFAREWATNAEKTQGKNLIIIGAGANHWYHNNLLYRAGIVALMLTGSVGTNGGGLAHYVGQEKLVNQASWSAIAFALDWRMAPRQQNTPSFHYVHSDQWRYERGYRDYDRLPEAEGLEAHTIDHQARAVKRGWLPFFPQFNKNPLEVVREAERSGAKSDAEIVEYVVEALKRGELRFAVEDPDAPENWPRVWFIWRGNAIGTSAKGHEYFLKHYLGTHSNAIAEEQAEGAVHEVTYRTPAPVGKMDLVVDLNFRMDTSALYSDIVLPAATWYEKDDLNTTDLHTFINPMQAAVPPAWESKPDWEIYKALAKKVSELARVHLPDPVKDVVMLPLQHDTPDELAQPEVKDWWTGEVEAIPGKTMPKFRVVERDYVNLYERMVSLGRGVEENGVSAHGLTIPAADQYRELLERQPRRFKGVARPAAEPEAAEQFFLEAEATYPSLETAREVAEAILWLDPASNGELAYRAFEVEEKKTGLKLTDLAEGQRDVRVHFRDLASQPRRVLTTPTWSGIINKGRAYSPFTLNRERLVPWRTLTGRQHFYLDHPIYLAWGEHLPTYKPRPDHTMLMETERSAAEAQGRLLNYITPHGKWSIHSTYSENHRMMTLSRGGYPVWLNDKDAAEMGIKDNDWVELFNDNGVFVQRCITSARIPRGTVFVYHATERTVGIPKSPLRQRRAGMNNSITRARLKPLLMSGGYAQFTYFFNYWGPTGVNRDTFVYVRRIDPPEF
- a CDS encoding c-type cytochrome, which produces MRWLWTVGAVLAFGAWSVAAAGADGEAVYAQQCAACHQATGEGVPGVFPPLKDNPRLADRAYLARVIQEGLSGPIEVNGQTYTGAMPPFANLGGAELEALLDYLQVRFGTASAPEAPSPASTLPEGDAARGRALFLGSARFTNGGAACVACHTAGQVGALGGGALGPDLSALYRRFGEAGLSSALKTPAFRVMRETYRDKPLTDAEVADLIAFFKAVDGAEPAPQAGLARLWQLGLLGMGLLLAAMYAFWPRQRESLAERLRRRA